From a single Kitasatospora azatica KCTC 9699 genomic region:
- a CDS encoding C40 family peptidase yields the protein MASTAARIATGAGAGCLAFLALVMAAATAAVSTLTGGGLFSFLVAADGSPNGGALAEIPPRMLMLYRQAAPTCPGLPWTVLAAIGKIESDHGRAPSQVSSAGAVGPMQFLPDTLNQYALPIPPGGATPPTPWDPPDAVYAATRLLCANGARDARDLHAAIYAYNHAQWYVDKVLAQAREYAQNANQQPGPINAPNQAAATAIAFARSKIGIPYEWGGTGENGHGYDCSGLTQAAYAAAGLRLPRVAQDQYNATPKVPDTAPLLPGDLLFYGDDPTHIVHVGLYTGNARMINAPRTGRTVTEAPYRYPGDHYLGATRPTQ from the coding sequence GTGGCGTCCACCGCCGCGCGGATCGCCACCGGGGCCGGAGCGGGCTGCCTCGCCTTCCTGGCCCTCGTCATGGCCGCCGCCACCGCCGCCGTCTCCACCCTCACCGGCGGCGGGCTCTTCAGCTTCCTAGTCGCCGCCGACGGCTCCCCCAACGGCGGAGCCCTCGCCGAGATCCCGCCGCGAATGCTGATGCTCTACCGGCAAGCGGCCCCAACGTGCCCGGGCCTTCCGTGGACCGTGCTCGCCGCTATCGGCAAGATCGAGTCCGACCACGGCCGCGCCCCCAGCCAGGTCTCCAGCGCCGGAGCCGTCGGCCCCATGCAGTTCCTCCCCGACACCCTCAACCAGTACGCGCTGCCCATCCCACCCGGCGGCGCCACACCGCCTACCCCCTGGGACCCACCCGACGCCGTCTACGCCGCAACCCGCCTGCTGTGCGCGAACGGCGCGCGCGACGCCCGCGACCTGCACGCCGCGATCTACGCCTACAACCACGCCCAGTGGTACGTCGACAAGGTCCTTGCTCAGGCCCGCGAATACGCCCAGAACGCCAACCAGCAACCCGGCCCGATCAACGCCCCCAACCAGGCCGCAGCAACGGCCATCGCCTTCGCCCGCTCCAAGATCGGCATCCCCTACGAATGGGGCGGCACCGGAGAGAACGGCCACGGCTACGACTGCTCCGGCCTCACCCAAGCCGCCTACGCAGCCGCCGGCTTGCGCCTACCGCGAGTCGCCCAGGACCAGTACAACGCCACCCCCAAAGTCCCCGACACCGCACCGCTCCTCCCCGGAGACCTCCTCTTCTACGGAGACGACCCCACCCACATCGTCCACGTCGGCCTCTACACCGGAAACGCACGAATGATCAACGCCCCCAGGACCGGCAGGACCGTCACCGAGGCGCCCTACCGCTACCCCGGCGACCACTACCTCGGCGCGACGAGGCCAACCCAATGA
- a CDS encoding replication-relaxation family protein has translation MHPTAPARQRTTTTAARHRPALAVLARRLTPRDIWLLEMLQEHTVLTSTHLTDLLTTSRRSVNRRLATLTDLSVLHSFRPHHRPGSAPEHYVLGPAGANLLAARYATTPAALGWHPEQATRTMFSPFLAHDLGARTFFTHLTRPTRPREQLTAWWSEQRCEHLWADLAHPDGYGHYKGLSGAVSFFLEYDTGTEALTRLARKLDDYAELATTTRTRPLILFTLHSGARETNLHDRLTGHPALEHLAVATTSRDQHHPATGHHHPADPLWLPVSHPGIRTRLADLPTAWPIHQRPGTATATADQDTGDRSDGRRRIPAPTPTPPAHAAPTARPPGGN, from the coding sequence TTGCACCCCACCGCCCCGGCCCGCCAACGCACCACCACAACTGCTGCACGTCACAGGCCGGCGCTGGCGGTCCTCGCCCGGCGTCTGACCCCCCGCGACATCTGGCTCCTCGAGATGCTCCAGGAGCACACCGTCCTGACCTCCACCCACCTCACCGACCTGCTCACCACCTCCCGACGCTCCGTCAACCGCCGCCTGGCCACCCTCACCGACCTGAGCGTCCTGCACTCCTTCCGCCCCCACCACCGCCCCGGATCCGCCCCCGAGCACTACGTCCTCGGACCCGCCGGCGCCAACCTCCTCGCCGCCCGCTACGCCACCACCCCCGCAGCACTCGGCTGGCACCCCGAACAGGCCACCCGCACCATGTTCTCCCCGTTCCTCGCCCACGACCTCGGCGCCCGCACCTTCTTCACCCACCTCACCCGCCCCACACGGCCTCGCGAACAGCTCACCGCCTGGTGGTCCGAACAGCGCTGCGAACACCTGTGGGCCGACCTCGCCCACCCCGACGGCTACGGCCACTACAAGGGCCTCTCCGGCGCAGTCTCCTTCTTCCTGGAGTACGACACCGGCACCGAAGCCCTGACCCGCCTCGCGCGAAAGCTCGACGACTACGCCGAACTCGCGACCACCACCCGCACCCGCCCCCTCATCCTCTTCACCCTCCACAGCGGGGCCCGCGAGACCAACCTCCACGACCGCCTCACCGGCCATCCGGCTCTGGAACACCTCGCGGTCGCCACCACCAGCCGCGACCAGCACCACCCCGCAACCGGCCACCACCACCCCGCCGACCCCCTGTGGCTCCCCGTCTCCCACCCCGGCATCCGCACCCGCCTCGCCGACCTGCCCACCGCCTGGCCCATCCACCAGCGCCCCGGCACCGCCACCGCCACCGCCGACCAGGACACCGGCGACCGCAGCGACGGGCGACGACGAATCCCCGCCCCGACGCCGACCCCACCGGCCCATGCCGCGCCCACCGCCCGCCCACCGGGCGGGAACTGA
- a CDS encoding type IV secretion system DNA-binding domain-containing protein, producing MTDPVPGGPLGRLLTDPHSWWQATTDAVISVGTTDWPILIPAAAGSTAAYWTTRCALHRRRQQRLTIGGIAVTILSPPTAHPAAAAALWSHLVGLLRPWYRRLLTGQPHLAFEYHFTPAGLTVRLWAPASVPQALLRRAVEAAWPGTHTKTERLPVPLSKEDLFTTGGTLRLARPEILPLKTDHDSDPLRALLGAGLALQDGEAITVSVLARPATGRRVRRAKHQLRRLRTGTGSPTRAGRLFDLLTHQPSRTTPTAKDPEQNVELRAALTKAAGPQWETAIRYAVSIPIQRAPADPGGEKEAAREAVETARARARGRAHAVASSFAVHSGRNFYTRHRLRDPAVRLAERHFPRRGDLLSVPELASVAHLPLDAAAPGVQRAGARSVLPTAAIPTPGPAVKPLGTADIGATRSVGLSVADGRHHLHIVGATGSGKSTLMANMILADADAGRGALVIDPKGDLVNDLLARLPESALGRTVLIDPDDHALPPRLNVLEGPDADVVVDNLVGIFRRIFTAFWGPRTDDVMRAACLTLMTSTTTRGAVTLADIPRLLTEPSYRRRTTAGVNDRVLRGFWNWYEQLSEPSRAAATGPLMNKLRAFLLRPFVQNTIAAGPSTFDLNTVLDGGIALIRLPKGVLGEETARLLGSFVVAKTWQAAARRAGTREHTRRDAAMYLDEAQNFLTLPYPLEDMLAEARGYRLSLVLAHQHLAQLPHDLCEGISANARSKIVFNASPEDARELERHMAPNLTAHDLSHLGAYQAAARLIAASANTPAFTLRTTPLPARIPGRATAIRESSRTTYGPTPPVRK from the coding sequence GTGACCGACCCCGTCCCGGGCGGGCCGCTCGGCCGCCTCCTGACCGACCCGCACAGCTGGTGGCAGGCCACCACCGATGCCGTGATCTCCGTCGGCACCACCGACTGGCCGATCCTCATCCCAGCGGCAGCCGGGTCAACAGCCGCCTACTGGACGACCCGGTGCGCGCTGCACCGCCGACGCCAGCAGCGGCTCACCATCGGCGGAATCGCGGTCACGATCCTCTCCCCGCCCACCGCCCACCCCGCCGCAGCAGCAGCGCTGTGGAGCCACCTCGTCGGACTACTCCGCCCCTGGTACCGGCGCCTTCTCACCGGCCAACCCCACCTTGCGTTCGAGTACCACTTCACCCCGGCCGGACTCACCGTCAGACTCTGGGCGCCCGCCTCCGTGCCGCAGGCCCTGCTGCGCCGCGCCGTCGAGGCGGCCTGGCCCGGCACCCACACCAAAACCGAACGCCTCCCGGTCCCGCTCTCGAAGGAGGATCTGTTCACCACCGGTGGGACGCTTCGCCTGGCTCGCCCCGAGATCCTCCCCCTCAAGACCGACCACGACAGCGACCCGCTGCGCGCCCTACTCGGCGCCGGACTCGCCCTCCAAGACGGCGAGGCGATCACCGTCAGCGTCCTCGCCCGACCCGCCACCGGCCGACGCGTACGGCGCGCCAAGCACCAACTTCGGCGACTGCGCACCGGAACCGGCAGCCCCACCCGCGCCGGACGGCTGTTCGACCTGCTCACCCACCAGCCCTCCCGCACCACCCCCACCGCCAAAGACCCCGAACAGAACGTCGAACTGCGCGCGGCACTCACCAAAGCCGCAGGCCCCCAGTGGGAGACCGCGATCCGGTACGCCGTCAGCATCCCCATCCAGCGAGCCCCCGCCGACCCTGGCGGTGAGAAGGAAGCGGCACGCGAAGCCGTGGAGACGGCTCGCGCCCGAGCGAGGGGCCGCGCCCACGCGGTCGCCTCCAGCTTCGCCGTCCACTCCGGCCGCAACTTCTACACCCGCCATCGACTACGCGATCCCGCTGTGCGTCTAGCAGAGCGCCACTTCCCGCGCCGAGGCGACCTGCTCTCCGTCCCGGAACTCGCGAGCGTCGCTCACCTGCCGCTCGACGCAGCAGCCCCAGGTGTCCAGCGAGCCGGCGCCCGCTCGGTCCTCCCTACCGCAGCCATCCCGACGCCGGGGCCCGCAGTCAAGCCGCTCGGGACCGCCGACATCGGCGCGACCCGGTCCGTCGGCCTCTCCGTCGCCGACGGGCGGCACCACCTGCACATCGTCGGCGCCACCGGCTCCGGCAAGTCCACCCTGATGGCCAACATGATCCTCGCCGACGCGGACGCCGGACGAGGGGCGCTGGTCATCGACCCCAAGGGCGACCTCGTCAACGACCTCCTCGCCCGGCTCCCCGAGTCGGCGCTCGGCCGGACCGTCCTCATCGACCCCGACGACCACGCGCTACCGCCGCGCTTGAACGTCCTGGAAGGGCCGGACGCGGATGTCGTCGTCGACAACCTCGTCGGGATCTTCCGGCGGATCTTCACCGCGTTCTGGGGACCGCGCACCGACGACGTCATGCGCGCCGCCTGCCTCACCCTCATGACTTCCACCACCACCCGAGGCGCGGTCACCCTCGCCGACATCCCCCGCCTGCTCACCGAACCCTCCTACCGTCGCCGCACCACCGCCGGCGTCAACGACCGCGTGCTGCGCGGATTCTGGAACTGGTACGAACAGCTCTCCGAACCCTCCCGCGCCGCCGCCACCGGCCCGCTGATGAACAAGCTCCGCGCGTTCCTACTGCGCCCGTTCGTCCAGAACACCATCGCCGCCGGCCCCTCCACCTTCGACCTCAACACCGTCCTCGACGGCGGCATCGCCCTCATCCGCCTCCCCAAGGGCGTCCTCGGCGAGGAAACCGCACGCCTACTCGGCTCCTTCGTCGTCGCCAAGACCTGGCAGGCCGCCGCACGCCGCGCCGGAACCCGCGAACACACCCGCCGAGACGCCGCCATGTACCTCGACGAGGCGCAGAACTTCCTGACGCTGCCCTACCCACTGGAGGACATGCTCGCCGAAGCCCGCGGCTACCGCCTCTCCCTCGTCCTCGCCCACCAGCACCTCGCCCAACTCCCCCACGACCTATGCGAGGGCATCTCCGCCAACGCCCGGTCAAAGATCGTCTTCAACGCCTCCCCCGAGGACGCCCGCGAACTCGAACGCCACATGGCACCCAACCTGACTGCCCACGACCTCTCCCACCTCGGCGCCTACCAAGCCGCCGCCCGCCTCATCGCCGCCAGCGCCAACACCCCCGCCTTCACCCTGCGCACCACACCCCTCCCGGCACGCATCCCTGGGCGGGCCACCGCCATCCGGGAGTCCTCCCGCACCACCTACGGACCCACGCCCCCTGTACGAAAGTGA
- a CDS encoding VirB4 family type IV secretion system protein, whose protein sequence is MKIPHPIPRRLAPEADSDLRLGPDSVQVEPRVLAVGDLLATTLTVTGYPAEVGPGWLDPLLTYPGRLDVSLHIEPVPAQVASARLRKQRARLEATRRAGHQHGRLEDPETEAAAADAAELAWRVARGEGKLFRVGLYLTIYATSREELSDELSAVRALAESMLLRCQIATWRALQGWTTCLPFGVDQLQAPLTFDTAALATCFPFSSPDLPATGPDTENRVGTVLYGLNTAASGLVMWDRFAQDNHNSVTLARSGAGKSYLTKLEALRLLYQGVQVFVIDPEDEYTRLTDAVGGTVIRPGAPGVRINPLDLAGDGAVDQLTRRALFLHSFIAVLLGQTPTPSEKALLDTAILTAYRQAGITLEPRTHTRPAPLLADLTTVLATSTDPAGTLLADRLAPYTTGTHSQLFDGPTTQQAGGHLTVYSLRNVPEELKTAATMLTLDQIWRTVTNPHDRRPRLVVIDEAWLLMRDEHGARFLHRMAKSSRKHWAGLAVVTQDTADLLATDLGKAVVANAATQILLRQAPQAIDAVADAFRLSAGEAAYLLAAAKGEALLCSGPGQRAAFTTVASDVEHQLVTTDPAELTDTAAYGRQDEQEEQASGPHAAADPSAAFLKAPEENW, encoded by the coding sequence GGCGACCTCCTCGCGACCACCCTCACCGTCACCGGCTACCCCGCCGAGGTCGGCCCCGGCTGGCTCGATCCCCTGCTCACCTACCCCGGCCGCCTCGACGTCTCCCTCCACATCGAGCCCGTCCCCGCGCAGGTCGCCTCCGCCAGGCTGCGCAAACAGCGCGCCCGTCTCGAAGCCACCCGCCGTGCGGGCCACCAGCACGGCCGCCTCGAAGACCCCGAAACCGAGGCCGCAGCGGCCGACGCCGCAGAACTCGCCTGGCGCGTCGCCCGAGGCGAAGGAAAGCTCTTCCGCGTCGGCCTCTACCTCACCATCTACGCCACCAGTCGGGAGGAACTCTCCGACGAGCTGTCAGCCGTACGGGCTCTGGCCGAGTCGATGCTGCTGCGCTGCCAGATCGCCACCTGGCGCGCGTTGCAGGGCTGGACCACCTGCCTGCCGTTCGGCGTCGACCAACTGCAGGCCCCGCTGACCTTCGACACCGCCGCCCTGGCCACCTGCTTCCCGTTCTCCTCCCCCGACCTGCCAGCCACCGGCCCGGACACCGAGAACAGGGTGGGCACGGTGCTGTACGGGCTGAACACGGCCGCCTCGGGCCTGGTGATGTGGGACCGCTTCGCCCAGGACAACCACAACTCGGTCACCCTCGCCCGCTCGGGTGCCGGCAAGTCCTACCTCACCAAACTCGAAGCCCTGCGTCTGCTCTACCAAGGCGTCCAGGTCTTCGTTATCGACCCCGAAGACGAGTACACCCGCCTCACGGACGCCGTCGGCGGCACCGTCATCCGCCCCGGCGCCCCGGGCGTGCGGATCAATCCGCTCGACCTCGCCGGCGACGGCGCGGTGGACCAACTCACCAGGCGCGCCCTGTTTCTGCACTCCTTCATCGCCGTCCTGCTCGGCCAGACACCCACCCCGTCCGAGAAGGCCCTGCTCGACACCGCGATCCTCACCGCCTACCGGCAGGCCGGGATCACCCTCGAGCCACGCACCCACACCCGACCCGCCCCACTCCTCGCAGACCTCACCACCGTCCTAGCCACGAGCACCGACCCGGCCGGCACACTCCTGGCCGACCGCCTCGCCCCCTACACCACCGGAACCCACAGCCAACTCTTCGACGGCCCCACCACCCAGCAGGCCGGCGGGCACCTCACCGTGTACTCGCTGCGCAACGTCCCCGAGGAGCTGAAGACCGCCGCCACCATGCTCACCCTCGACCAGATCTGGCGCACCGTCACCAACCCACACGACCGCAGGCCCCGCCTGGTCGTCATCGACGAGGCCTGGCTGCTCATGCGCGACGAGCACGGCGCCCGCTTCCTGCACCGCATGGCCAAATCCTCGCGCAAGCACTGGGCCGGCCTCGCCGTCGTCACCCAGGACACCGCCGACCTCCTCGCCACCGACCTCGGCAAAGCCGTAGTTGCCAACGCCGCCACCCAAATCCTGCTCCGCCAAGCACCCCAGGCCATCGACGCCGTCGCAGACGCCTTCCGCCTGTCCGCCGGAGAAGCCGCCTACCTCCTCGCCGCCGCGAAGGGCGAAGCCCTGCTCTGCAGCGGACCAGGCCAGCGGGCAGCGTTCACCACCGTCGCCTCCGACGTCGAGCATCAGCTCGTCACCACAGACCCCGCCGAGCTCACGGACACTGCGGCGTACGGCAGACAAGACGAGCAGGAAGAGCAGGCCAGCGGTCCACACGCCGCCGCCGATCCGTCCGCAGCCTTCCTCAAGGCCCCCGAGGAGAACTGGTGA